A genomic window from Parvularcula sp. LCG005 includes:
- a CDS encoding sugar kinase, with translation MSGQSSRIVVMGECMLELSGGLGGDTRLAYAGDTLNTALYLARAGLTPDYVTALGEDPYSAEIIEGWRAEGIGADHVLRHPTRVPGLYAIRTDDEGERHFYYWRENSAARAFFQIEGQVAAVDHAAKADWLYFSGITLSIFDAAGRQRLKDIAASVKSRGGQVVFDPNYRARGWSSAGEAREAIRQIADTFTLVLPTFDDDAALFGDASVLDCAHRWQKWGAARVLVKDGPRGCTIVEQANTTMIPVEQIIRPKDTTGAGDSFNGSFLGQLISGAPLEIAAIAGNRTAATVIQHPGAIIPRAAMPDLSAEALYAVHKSLSLT, from the coding sequence ATGTCAGGCCAATCATCCCGCATCGTCGTCATGGGCGAATGCATGCTTGAGCTGTCCGGTGGCTTGGGCGGTGACACCCGCCTTGCCTATGCCGGCGACACGCTGAACACAGCGCTCTATCTGGCGCGAGCCGGTCTGACACCCGATTATGTCACGGCGCTGGGCGAGGACCCCTATTCCGCCGAGATCATCGAGGGCTGGCGCGCCGAAGGCATCGGCGCCGATCATGTGCTGCGGCACCCTACGCGCGTGCCGGGGCTTTATGCCATCCGGACCGATGATGAAGGGGAGCGACACTTCTACTACTGGCGGGAGAATTCAGCGGCCCGGGCCTTCTTCCAGATTGAGGGGCAGGTGGCCGCCGTGGACCATGCAGCCAAAGCGGACTGGCTCTATTTTTCCGGGATCACCCTATCGATTTTCGACGCCGCGGGTCGTCAGCGCCTGAAGGATATCGCCGCGAGCGTAAAATCCCGTGGCGGACAGGTTGTGTTTGATCCCAACTATCGCGCCCGCGGCTGGTCCTCTGCCGGTGAGGCGCGCGAGGCCATTCGTCAGATCGCGGACACCTTCACTCTCGTCCTGCCGACATTTGACGATGACGCTGCGCTGTTTGGTGACGCAAGCGTGCTCGACTGTGCGCACCGCTGGCAGAAATGGGGGGCTGCCCGCGTGCTGGTCAAAGACGGCCCCCGCGGCTGCACCATCGTCGAGCAAGCAAATACAACAATGATCCCGGTGGAACAGATCATTCGACCGAAAGACACGACTGGCGCAGGCGACAGCTTCAACGGCAGTTTTCTGGGACAGCTTATCTCCGGCGCGCCGCTTGAGATCGCAGCCATTGCTGGCAATCGCACGGCCGCAACGGTCATTCAGCATCCTGGCGCAATTATTCCGCGTGCCGCCATGCCTGACCTCTCGGCAGAGGCGTTATATGCAGTGCACAAATCACTCAGCCTGACCTGA
- a CDS encoding LacI family DNA-binding transcriptional regulator, translated as MAQIRDVARMAGVSPATVSRAYTQPDKVSPDTLARVREAAENLNYKPNSMAKAFRGKSTDSVLILVPELSNVLFTRVLSGIERVATENNYYLLVSDTHDDVEIERSGVELVETNRADGVIQLGGRPLEVLHKRGDDCGIPFVHAIEPVGHRPYPTVSVDNEAAAESMASYLLALGHRRIGVLAGIPDRDVTRTRLNGFRRALAAYDLEYSPNDAEFNAFSLSGGAEAALRLLTRTPDLTALFCMSDEIAIGAMRTCLDRGMRVPDDISITGFDNIAFSRFSAPPLTTVMQPAERMGEIAMTLMVNRLKGRPGQERQILPTELVIRGSCRRI; from the coding sequence TTGGCACAGATCAGAGACGTCGCGCGCATGGCAGGCGTATCGCCCGCAACCGTTTCACGGGCCTATACGCAGCCGGACAAGGTCTCGCCTGACACGCTCGCGCGGGTTCGCGAAGCCGCCGAAAATCTCAATTACAAGCCGAACTCCATGGCCAAGGCGTTTCGCGGCAAGAGCACCGACAGTGTGCTCATTTTGGTACCGGAACTGTCGAACGTGCTTTTCACCCGTGTCCTATCAGGCATTGAGCGGGTGGCGACGGAAAACAATTATTACCTCCTGGTCTCAGACACCCATGACGACGTGGAGATCGAACGATCCGGGGTCGAACTGGTCGAAACCAACCGGGCGGATGGGGTGATCCAGCTGGGCGGCCGCCCCCTGGAAGTCCTTCATAAGCGCGGCGATGATTGCGGCATTCCATTTGTTCACGCGATTGAGCCGGTGGGGCACCGCCCCTACCCCACGGTCAGCGTCGACAATGAAGCGGCCGCGGAGTCCATGGCCAGCTATCTGCTCGCCCTTGGTCATCGGCGCATCGGGGTGCTCGCCGGCATTCCGGACCGCGATGTCACGCGCACGCGCCTGAACGGGTTTCGCCGAGCGCTCGCCGCCTATGATCTGGAGTACAGTCCGAACGATGCCGAATTCAACGCGTTCTCGCTGAGCGGCGGGGCCGAAGCAGCCCTGCGCCTGTTGACCCGCACGCCGGACCTGACCGCCCTGTTCTGCATGAGTGATGAGATTGCGATCGGTGCAATGCGCACCTGCCTTGATCGGGGGATGCGCGTCCCGGACGACATCTCCATCACAGGCTTCGACAACATTGCCTTCAGCCGGTTCAGCGCACCACCACTGACAACGGTCATGCAGCCGGCGGAGCGCATGGGCGAAATTGCCATGACACTGATGGTCAACCGCCTGAAAGGTCGCCCCGGACAGGAGCGGCAAATCCTCCCCACCGAACTCGTCATCCGCGGCAGTTGCCGACGCATCTGA
- a CDS encoding sodium:solute symporter family protein: MQLHAIDIAIILVYIGATLFIGFWISSRASKNMKSYFLGGNKLPWYALGLSNASGMFDVAGTMWLVSLLFVYGLKSVFIPWLWPVFNQIFLMVFLSIWMRRSGAMTGAEWITLRFGDGPSARLSHLIVVLFALMLVLAYMAYGFLGIGKLSAQFMPLDLADILNLHLFLPDALQGAGLTSDLALERDALMTRYNEQAWGVVVVVLTTLYVIKGGMYSVVFTEVMQFCVMTVASLGIAWIAFSHTSPEMIEAAIPEGWANPFFGWELGLDWSNLIPSANDKIANEGYSLFGIFFALVLLKGVFISMAGPAPNYDMQRILSARTPVEAAKMSWFVNCVLIVPRYFLIAGLVVLALVYFSDELRAQGSAADFEAILPFALSEFIPAGLLGLALAGLLAAFMSSFAAPLNAAPAYVVNDIYKKYINPNASDRTYMRLSYLVSALFVIIGTFAGLFLTSIDGVVNIVIAGLYGGYTAANVVKWYWWRMNGYGYFWGMLVGIALSLLLGFPETEILAELFGLSPALTPLVAFPFFFIASMAAIVIASKMTPATDIAVLQEFYLRTRPWGFWGPVQKSLEDAGRAVAPNRDFKRDMINVAVGIVWQTSLVAFPIFIVIRHWEKAGIAAGLIVVTSIFLKIFWYDRLQDYAPDYTPPASA; the protein is encoded by the coding sequence ATGCAGCTCCATGCAATCGATATCGCTATCATTCTCGTCTATATTGGCGCGACCCTCTTTATCGGCTTCTGGATTTCCAGCCGCGCGTCGAAGAACATGAAAAGCTACTTCCTCGGCGGCAACAAGCTGCCTTGGTATGCGCTGGGGCTGTCGAATGCCTCGGGCATGTTTGACGTCGCGGGCACCATGTGGCTCGTCAGCCTGCTGTTCGTTTACGGTCTGAAATCTGTCTTCATTCCGTGGCTTTGGCCGGTCTTCAACCAGATTTTCCTGATGGTCTTCCTGTCGATCTGGATGCGCCGTTCCGGCGCCATGACCGGCGCGGAATGGATCACCTTGCGGTTCGGCGATGGTCCATCAGCCCGTCTTAGCCACCTGATCGTTGTGCTGTTCGCGCTCATGTTGGTGCTCGCCTACATGGCCTATGGGTTCTTGGGCATTGGTAAGCTGTCCGCACAGTTCATGCCGCTGGATCTTGCGGACATTCTGAACCTCCACCTCTTCCTGCCCGACGCGCTTCAGGGGGCTGGCCTGACCAGTGATCTGGCATTGGAGCGCGACGCGCTGATGACGCGCTATAATGAACAGGCCTGGGGTGTCGTGGTGGTGGTTCTGACCACATTGTACGTGATCAAAGGCGGCATGTATTCGGTGGTCTTCACCGAGGTGATGCAGTTCTGTGTGATGACGGTCGCCAGCCTTGGCATTGCGTGGATCGCATTCTCGCACACCTCGCCGGAAATGATCGAAGCGGCCATTCCCGAGGGTTGGGCCAACCCGTTCTTTGGCTGGGAGCTTGGCCTCGACTGGTCCAATCTCATTCCCTCCGCCAACGACAAGATCGCCAATGAGGGCTATTCGCTCTTCGGCATCTTCTTCGCCCTGGTTCTGCTGAAGGGCGTCTTCATCTCCATGGCGGGCCCTGCGCCGAACTATGACATGCAGCGCATCCTGTCGGCCCGCACGCCGGTCGAGGCCGCCAAGATGAGCTGGTTCGTGAACTGCGTGCTGATCGTGCCGCGCTACTTCCTCATTGCCGGCCTTGTTGTGCTGGCCCTCGTCTATTTCTCGGACGAGCTACGGGCGCAGGGCAGTGCCGCTGATTTCGAAGCGATCCTGCCCTTCGCGTTGAGCGAGTTCATCCCGGCCGGCCTTCTCGGTCTGGCGCTGGCAGGTCTGTTGGCAGCGTTCATGTCGAGCTTCGCGGCCCCGCTGAACGCGGCGCCTGCCTATGTCGTGAACGACATCTACAAGAAGTACATCAACCCCAATGCCTCCGACCGCACCTATATGCGGCTGAGCTATCTGGTCTCGGCGCTGTTCGTGATCATCGGGACCTTTGCGGGGCTGTTCCTGACGTCGATCGACGGCGTAGTGAATATCGTCATTGCCGGTCTTTACGGCGGTTACACCGCGGCGAACGTCGTCAAATGGTACTGGTGGCGGATGAATGGCTACGGCTATTTCTGGGGCATGCTGGTGGGGATCGCCCTGTCGCTGCTGCTCGGCTTTCCGGAGACAGAGATACTTGCCGAACTGTTTGGCCTCAGCCCGGCGCTGACGCCGCTGGTGGCCTTCCCGTTCTTCTTCATCGCGTCGATGGCAGCCATTGTGATCGCCTCTAAGATGACGCCAGCAACGGACATAGCCGTCCTGCAGGAGTTTTATCTGCGCACGCGGCCCTGGGGGTTCTGGGGACCGGTGCAGAAATCACTGGAAGACGCCGGCCGTGCCGTTGCGCCGAACCGCGATTTCAAGCGCGACATGATCAATGTGGCGGTGGGTATCGTGTGGCAGACCAGCCTCGTTGCGTTCCCGATTTTCATTGTCATTCGTCACTGGGAGAAGGCGGGCATCGCCGCCGGCCTCATTGTGGTGACATCGATCTTCCTGAAAATATTCTGGTATGATCGCCTCCAGGACTACGCCCCTGACTATACACCCCCAGCGAGCGCCTGA
- a CDS encoding YdeI/OmpD-associated family protein — protein sequence MSRNSHADAAALDGEFENAALWREEALQLRAILQSCDLDEALKWSKPCYGRDGQNVAIIQRFNSGLALLFFKGALLDDPKGLLEVQGPQSRSGHRMMFMSVNDIRQSEQAIRDFIKQAIALNDAGARVQAASPPAWPAELSEALAVDAVFDKAFRALTPGRQRGYCLYFEGAKQSKTRHSRIARYRSAILSGKGLLDR from the coding sequence ATGAGCCGGAACAGCCACGCAGACGCCGCCGCATTGGACGGCGAATTTGAGAATGCCGCCCTATGGCGCGAAGAAGCTCTGCAGCTGCGGGCCATCCTGCAATCCTGTGATCTCGACGAAGCACTGAAATGGTCAAAGCCCTGCTACGGGCGCGACGGCCAGAACGTCGCCATCATCCAGCGCTTCAACTCAGGCCTAGCGCTTCTTTTCTTCAAAGGCGCCCTTCTTGATGATCCGAAGGGGTTGCTGGAGGTCCAGGGCCCGCAGTCCCGATCTGGCCACAGAATGATGTTCATGTCGGTGAATGACATTCGCCAGTCCGAACAGGCCATCCGTGACTTCATCAAGCAGGCCATTGCCCTCAATGACGCCGGCGCTCGCGTTCAAGCCGCCTCGCCCCCGGCATGGCCAGCAGAACTGTCAGAGGCGCTGGCCGTGGATGCTGTCTTTGACAAAGCCTTTCGGGCACTCACGCCCGGACGTCAGCGCGGCTACTGCCTGTATTTTGAAGGCGCCAAGCAGTCCAAGACCCGTCATTCGCGGATTGCGCGATATCGATCCGCCATCCTTTCGGGAAAGGGACTGCTCGACCGGTGA
- a CDS encoding glycoside hydrolase family 3 protein, whose translation MLNRHTASAAHQLRNGHRLGISAVLALAMVAGCSADEEKTSMPETSAQTQGKPEMTADAESTATAAVNNGEKAVDPAIWGTIKMPVAKDPAMEQRIDEIIAAMTLEQKVGQVIQADISAVTPEDVKKYYLGSVLNGGNSAPNGDLHGPAQDWIDLADAFWEASMAEDGPQIPIIWGTDAVHGHTNIPGATVFPHNIGLGATGDADLLERIGAATAMEIRVTGLDWTFAPTLAAARDDRWGRAYESYSEEPELIAKLGAALVHGIQGVPGTDNFLDSSKVVATSKHFLGDGGTDGGKDQGETISTEEELRDIHGAGYYSTLNAGVQSVMASFSSWGDQKMHGRKDLLTDVLKEQWDFDGLVVGDWNGHGQIKGCTATDCPDSINAGLDMYMAPDSWKGLYETTLAHAQSGEIPMARLDDAVRRILRVKMRANLFEQPKPSEREYTGKFEYLGGDEHTEIAREAVRKSAVLIKNNGNVLPLSPGANVLVAGDGADNLSKLSGGWTISWQGEGISKKDFPQAETLLDGIRRNVENAGGTLMVDRNGETSSTPDVAVVVFGEDPYAEFRGDIGTLDYKPGDDRDVELLRKLKADGVPVVAVFLSGRPLWMNPELNASDAFVAAWLPGTQAGALADVLFTDAAGEVQHDFTGRLSFSWPKRADQYRLNKGDENYDPLFPLGYGLTYGDESTLDELHEDAVATEANTLTLFDNGAVIGGWTLKVMDDQGAEEWSLGAVSSPSKALTVKPADLGQQENALRATWDGSAPAELIMTRTPTDFSRETNAQFALAIDYLVETPASGDVHLTFACGEDCGAPFNVSSMFSQSNYGGVQSVMLPLKCVADAGVDMTKIDTFALKTTGELEIVLAKIAVVPAVGGATCTNFPLVK comes from the coding sequence ATGTTGAACAGACACACTGCATCCGCCGCCCACCAACTTCGCAACGGCCATCGGCTCGGCATTTCGGCCGTCCTGGCGCTCGCGATGGTCGCGGGGTGCAGCGCCGATGAGGAGAAAACATCAATGCCTGAAACGTCTGCCCAAACCCAGGGTAAACCGGAAATGACGGCGGATGCCGAATCCACCGCGACTGCCGCCGTGAATAATGGAGAGAAGGCGGTTGATCCGGCCATCTGGGGCACCATCAAAATGCCGGTGGCCAAGGATCCGGCCATGGAGCAGCGAATCGACGAGATCATCGCCGCCATGACGCTGGAGCAGAAAGTCGGCCAGGTGATCCAGGCGGACATCAGCGCCGTCACACCCGAAGACGTCAAGAAATACTATCTCGGGTCGGTCCTGAATGGCGGCAACTCCGCCCCCAATGGTGACCTGCATGGTCCCGCGCAGGACTGGATCGATCTCGCCGATGCCTTCTGGGAAGCGTCCATGGCTGAGGACGGACCACAGATACCGATCATCTGGGGCACGGACGCCGTTCATGGTCACACCAATATTCCCGGCGCGACGGTCTTCCCGCACAATATCGGTCTGGGTGCCACGGGCGACGCCGACTTGCTGGAGCGCATTGGCGCGGCCACGGCGATGGAAATCCGCGTCACGGGTCTCGACTGGACATTCGCACCCACGCTGGCCGCTGCACGGGATGACCGTTGGGGCCGCGCCTATGAGAGCTATTCCGAAGAGCCTGAGCTGATCGCCAAACTGGGCGCGGCGCTTGTCCACGGGATCCAGGGCGTGCCGGGAACGGACAATTTCCTCGATTCCAGCAAGGTCGTTGCCACATCCAAGCACTTCCTTGGCGATGGCGGTACTGATGGCGGCAAGGACCAGGGCGAGACGATCTCCACTGAAGAAGAGCTGCGCGACATTCACGGTGCGGGGTATTATTCGACCCTGAACGCCGGGGTGCAGTCGGTGATGGCGTCGTTCTCCAGCTGGGGCGATCAGAAGATGCATGGCCGCAAGGATCTGCTGACGGATGTTCTGAAAGAGCAGTGGGATTTTGACGGTCTTGTCGTCGGTGACTGGAACGGCCACGGCCAGATCAAGGGCTGTACGGCTACGGACTGTCCGGACTCGATCAATGCTGGCCTCGACATGTACATGGCACCGGACAGCTGGAAAGGTCTTTACGAGACAACGCTGGCCCACGCTCAGTCTGGCGAAATTCCGATGGCGCGTCTGGACGATGCTGTCCGCCGTATCCTGCGCGTAAAAATGCGTGCCAACCTGTTTGAACAGCCAAAGCCAAGTGAGCGCGAGTACACCGGCAAGTTCGAATATCTCGGCGGTGACGAGCATACAGAAATCGCACGTGAAGCTGTCCGTAAATCTGCTGTGCTGATCAAGAACAACGGCAACGTCCTGCCGCTCAGCCCGGGCGCCAATGTGCTGGTCGCCGGTGACGGCGCTGACAATCTCAGCAAGCTGTCGGGCGGCTGGACGATTTCCTGGCAGGGTGAAGGCATCAGCAAGAAGGACTTCCCGCAGGCGGAAACACTGCTCGATGGTATTCGGCGGAATGTTGAGAATGCCGGCGGCACACTGATGGTCGATCGCAATGGCGAGACTTCATCAACTCCTGATGTGGCTGTCGTGGTGTTCGGTGAAGATCCCTATGCGGAGTTCCGTGGTGACATCGGTACGCTCGATTACAAGCCGGGTGATGATCGCGACGTGGAGCTTCTGCGCAAGCTGAAAGCCGACGGCGTTCCTGTCGTGGCTGTGTTCCTGTCCGGGCGTCCATTGTGGATGAACCCCGAGCTGAACGCGTCTGATGCCTTCGTCGCAGCGTGGCTGCCAGGCACGCAGGCGGGTGCCTTGGCCGACGTTCTGTTCACGGACGCTGCGGGTGAGGTCCAGCACGACTTTACCGGTCGCCTCTCATTCTCGTGGCCAAAGCGGGCAGACCAGTATCGCCTGAACAAGGGCGATGAGAATTACGACCCGCTGTTCCCGCTGGGCTATGGCCTCACCTATGGTGACGAAAGCACGCTTGATGAGCTGCACGAGGATGCCGTCGCGACTGAGGCGAACACGCTGACCCTGTTCGACAATGGCGCCGTTATCGGTGGCTGGACCCTGAAGGTCATGGATGATCAGGGCGCTGAAGAATGGTCGTTGGGTGCTGTCAGCTCACCGAGCAAGGCGCTGACCGTCAAGCCCGCCGACCTCGGGCAGCAGGAAAACGCCCTGCGCGCCACCTGGGATGGTTCGGCGCCGGCTGAACTGATCATGACGCGCACGCCGACAGATTTCAGTCGTGAGACCAACGCGCAGTTCGCCCTGGCGATCGATTACCTGGTTGAGACGCCGGCCAGCGGTGATGTCCATCTGACCTTTGCCTGCGGCGAGGACTGTGGTGCGCCGTTCAATGTCAGCAGCATGTTCAGCCAGAGCAATTATGGCGGCGTGCAGTCTGTCATGCTGCCGCTGAAATGCGTTGCGGATGCCGGCGTTGATATGACGAAGATCGACACCTTCGCTCTCAAAACGACGGGCGAGCTGGAAATCGTCCTGGCCAAAATCGCCGTGGTGCCTGCTGTGGGCGGCGCGACGTGCACGAACTTCCCGCTGGTCAAATAA
- the manD gene encoding D-mannonate dehydratase ManD: MKITGAKVIVTCPGRNFVTLKIETDQGLYGIGDATLNGRELSVASYLTDHVIPVLIGRDASRIEDIWQYLYRGAYWRRGPVTMSAIAAVDTALWDIKGKAAGMPVYQLLGGASRDGVLVYGHANGNDIEHTVDEVGRYIELGYKAIRAQSGIPGVKGAYGVAKGTMYYEPADSALPSETVWNTSSYLNFAPKLFDKLREVHGYDVELLHDVHHRLTPIEAGRLGRDLEPYRLFWMEDCTPAENQEAFRLVRQHTTTPLAVGEIFNSIHDCRTLIQEQLIDYIRTTVVHAGGITHLKQIAALAALYQVRTGSHGATDLSPACMGAALNFDLWVPNFGIQEYMRHTEETDAVFPHAYTFDDGYLHPGNEPGIGVDIDEALAAKYPYDPKQLPVARLTDGAMWNW; the protein is encoded by the coding sequence ATGAAAATAACAGGTGCCAAAGTCATTGTGACGTGTCCGGGCCGGAACTTCGTCACCCTGAAAATCGAGACCGATCAGGGTCTCTACGGGATTGGCGACGCGACCCTGAACGGTCGTGAACTGTCCGTGGCCTCGTACCTGACTGACCATGTGATCCCCGTGCTGATCGGCCGTGACGCGAGCCGTATCGAAGACATCTGGCAATACCTGTATCGCGGTGCCTATTGGCGCCGTGGCCCCGTCACCATGTCCGCCATTGCGGCAGTCGACACGGCCCTGTGGGATATCAAGGGCAAAGCTGCAGGCATGCCAGTCTACCAGCTTCTTGGCGGCGCGTCCCGCGATGGCGTGCTGGTGTACGGACATGCCAATGGCAATGATATCGAACACACGGTGGATGAGGTCGGCCGGTATATCGAACTTGGCTACAAGGCCATACGCGCCCAGTCCGGCATTCCCGGTGTCAAAGGCGCCTACGGTGTGGCCAAGGGCACAATGTACTATGAGCCTGCAGATTCGGCCCTCCCCAGCGAAACCGTGTGGAACACCTCGTCTTATCTGAATTTCGCGCCGAAACTCTTCGATAAGTTGCGGGAGGTGCATGGCTATGATGTCGAGCTGCTGCACGATGTCCACCACCGCCTGACGCCCATCGAAGCCGGCCGTCTGGGTCGGGATCTTGAGCCATACCGGCTGTTCTGGATGGAGGACTGCACCCCGGCGGAAAACCAGGAGGCATTCCGCCTGGTGCGGCAGCATACAACAACACCGCTCGCCGTGGGTGAGATCTTCAACTCGATCCATGACTGCCGGACGCTGATCCAGGAGCAGTTGATCGACTATATCCGCACGACCGTGGTCCACGCGGGCGGTATTACCCACCTCAAGCAGATCGCGGCTCTGGCTGCCCTGTATCAGGTGCGGACCGGCTCCCACGGTGCCACGGACCTGTCGCCGGCCTGCATGGGCGCGGCCCTCAATTTTGACCTCTGGGTGCCGAATTTCGGGATTCAGGAATATATGCGTCATACCGAAGAGACCGACGCGGTCTTCCCCCACGCCTATACGTTTGACGACGGCTACCTGCATCCCGGTAATGAGCCGGGCATTGGCGTCGACATCGACGAGGCCTTGGCCGCCAAATATCCCTACGATCCCAAACAACTGCCAGTGGCGCGCCTGACCGACGGCGCCATGTGGAACTGGTGA
- a CDS encoding GDSL-type esterase/lipase family protein: MNVSKWLGVFGLSALAGCGGQNEGKLMDDTGPVVEGISIWPGFVPDGRAHVAGRLPVLEAYDTLDGGVIFLGDSITEGADLPTLFPRVETRNFGIGWDTTDGVLTRLSQLARHHPDRLFLLIGTNDTGYDHGPDHIALNIIEIVHRLQRSLPETDIYVLSILPRETAGNMTILPANRLVAEAAQKEGFTFLNIAPAFAAEDGTMLPELTGDGLHLNDEGYTVFSELLRPCVEEGCEGL; encoded by the coding sequence ATGAATGTATCGAAATGGTTGGGGGTGTTCGGCCTGTCTGCCCTGGCCGGATGCGGCGGCCAGAACGAGGGTAAGCTGATGGATGACACCGGCCCCGTCGTTGAAGGTATCTCGATCTGGCCCGGCTTTGTCCCCGATGGGCGGGCCCATGTGGCAGGGCGGCTGCCGGTGCTTGAAGCCTATGACACACTTGATGGCGGCGTCATCTTTCTGGGCGACAGCATTACAGAGGGCGCGGATCTGCCGACACTTTTTCCAAGGGTAGAGACGCGGAATTTCGGCATCGGCTGGGACACAACGGATGGCGTCCTGACCCGACTGTCACAGCTCGCAAGGCATCACCCTGATCGACTGTTCCTGCTGATCGGCACGAATGATACGGGGTATGATCATGGTCCGGATCATATCGCCCTCAACATCATTGAGATCGTGCATCGCCTGCAACGCAGCCTGCCTGAAACCGACATCTACGTCCTGTCGATCCTGCCACGTGAAACAGCAGGCAACATGACCATTCTGCCCGCCAACCGGCTGGTGGCGGAGGCGGCGCAGAAGGAAGGGTTCACTTTCCTGAATATTGCGCCGGCATTTGCGGCAGAGGACGGCACGATGCTGCCAGAGCTGACCGGTGACGGCCTTCACCTGAATGATGAAGGCTATACGGTTTTCAGCGAATTGCTGCGCCCCTGCGTCGAAGAAGGATGCGAAGGACTGTAA
- a CDS encoding sugar porter family MFS transporter: MNQVQEKGDFGFVLLISIVATIGGFLFGFDSGVINGTVDGLTSAFNSDSVATGFNVASMLLGCAAGAALAGSLSDMFGRRTMLIVAAVFFIVSAWGSGIAGSSGEFIIYRIIGGLAVGAASVMAPAYISEIAPAHLRGRLSSIQQVAIIFGLFVAFLSNYLIAGAAGSSTSEFLLGFDAWRWMFWVELLPAAIFLVALFFIPESPRFLVARDKLAQASKVLERVSGTVAGKAKVAEIETSLANDHKPSIADAFGGVVFKPIVWVGIGLAVFQQLVGINVVFYYGAVLWQAAGFTEEQALFTNVLSGGLSIAAVILSLLIVDKVGRKPLLWIGSLGMAVTLGIVCYAFSTGELLVDGSLDLSAENGQLALYAALAYVMFFNFSWGPVMWVMLGEMFPNQMRGSGLAVAGFFQWVANFAITMTFPIMLAAKNIGLVGAYGFYAVMAAVSVVFVLWAVKETKGKELEAMTDH; the protein is encoded by the coding sequence ATGAATCAAGTGCAGGAAAAAGGCGATTTCGGCTTCGTCCTGCTCATCAGTATCGTGGCCACTATTGGCGGCTTCCTGTTCGGTTTCGATAGCGGCGTCATCAACGGGACCGTCGATGGTCTGACGTCCGCCTTTAATTCTGACAGCGTCGCGACAGGCTTCAACGTTGCCTCGATGCTGCTCGGCTGTGCCGCCGGTGCGGCCCTCGCTGGCTCCCTGTCCGACATGTTTGGTCGCCGTACCATGCTGATCGTCGCGGCAGTGTTCTTCATCGTTTCGGCCTGGGGCTCGGGCATTGCAGGCTCTTCCGGTGAGTTCATCATCTACCGGATCATCGGCGGCCTCGCCGTGGGTGCTGCGTCCGTCATGGCGCCAGCCTATATTTCCGAAATCGCGCCAGCGCATCTGCGCGGCCGCCTGTCGTCGATCCAGCAGGTCGCGATCATCTTCGGTCTCTTCGTGGCGTTTCTGTCCAACTATCTGATCGCTGGCGCTGCTGGTTCGTCGACTAGCGAATTCCTGCTGGGCTTTGACGCCTGGCGCTGGATGTTCTGGGTCGAGCTGCTGCCGGCTGCGATCTTCCTCGTGGCCCTCTTCTTCATCCCCGAAAGCCCGCGCTTCCTCGTCGCCCGCGACAAGTTGGCTCAGGCGTCCAAGGTGTTGGAGCGCGTTTCCGGCACAGTCGCTGGTAAAGCCAAGGTCGCGGAAATTGAAACGTCGCTCGCGAATGACCACAAGCCAAGCATTGCGGACGCCTTTGGCGGCGTGGTGTTCAAGCCGATTGTCTGGGTGGGTATTGGTCTTGCCGTGTTCCAGCAGCTCGTCGGCATCAACGTCGTGTTCTATTACGGCGCTGTGCTGTGGCAGGCCGCTGGCTTCACCGAAGAGCAGGCCCTGTTCACCAACGTTCTCTCCGGTGGTCTGTCGATTGCTGCAGTGATCCTCAGCTTGCTGATCGTCGACAAAGTCGGCCGCAAGCCGCTCCTGTGGATTGGCTCCCTTGGCATGGCCGTCACGCTTGGCATCGTCTGCTACGCCTTCTCGACCGGTGAACTGCTGGTCGATGGCAGCCTCGATCTGTCCGCTGAAAACGGCCAGCTCGCACTCTACGCGGCTCTTGCCTATGTGATGTTCTTCAACTTCTCATGGGGCCCCGTGATGTGGGTCATGCTCGGCGAGATGTTCCCGAACCAGATGCGTGGCTCCGGTCTGGCTGTGGCCGGCTTCTTCCAGTGGGTCGCCAATTTCGCGATCACCATGACCTTCCCGATCATGCTGGCCGCCAAGAATATCGGCCTTGTGGGTGCCTATGGCTTCTACGCCGTCATGGCCGCGGTTTCGGTCGTCTTCGTCCTCTGGGCCGTCAAGGAAACCAAGGGCAAGGAACTCGAAGCGATGACCGATCACTGA